One part of the Phacochoerus africanus isolate WHEZ1 chromosome 7, ROS_Pafr_v1, whole genome shotgun sequence genome encodes these proteins:
- the APOBEC1 gene encoding C->U-editing enzyme APOBEC-1, producing MASDRGPSAGDATSRRRIEPWEFEVFFDPRELRKETCLLYELQWGRSRDTWRHTGKNTTNHVERNFLAKITSERHFHPSVHCSIVWFLSWSPCWQCSEAIREFLDQHPSVTLVIYVARLFHHMDPQNRQGLRDLVNRGVTIQIMGAREYDYCWRNFVNYPPGKEAHWPRFPPVWMKLYALELHCIILSLPPCLRISRRFQNQLTFFRLILQNCHYQMIPPHILLATGLIQLPVIYR from the exons GTCCTTCAGCTGGAGATGCCACATCAAG AAGGAGAATTGAACCCTGGGAATTTGAAGTCTTCTTTGACCCCAGAGAACTCCGCAAAGAGACTTGTTTGCTCTATGAGCTCCAATGGGGCAGGAGCCGAGACACCTGGCGACATACAGGCAAAAACACCACCAACCATGTTGAACGCAATTTTCTAGCTAAAATCACTTCGGAAAGGCATTTTCACCCATCTGTCCACTGCTCCATCGTCTGGTTCCTGTCCTGGAGTCCCTGCTGGCAATGCTCTGAGGCAATAAGGGAATTTCTGGATCAGCACCCTAGTGTGACCCTGGTTATTTATGTAGCTCGGCTTTTCCACCACATGGATCCACAGAACCGGCAAGGACTCAGAGACCTGGTGAACCGTGGTGTGACCATCCAGATCATGGGAGCCCGAG AGTACGATTACTGCTGGAGGAATTTTGTCAACTACCCACCTGGGAAAGAAGCTCACTGGCCAAGATTCCCCCCAGTATGGATGAAGCTGTATGCCCTGGAACTCCACTGCATAATTCTA AGTCTCCCTCCCTGTTTAAGGATTTCAAGAAGATTTCAGAATCAGCTGACATTTTTCAGACTTATTCTTCAAAATTGCCATTACCAAATGATTCCACCCCATATCCTTTTAGCTACAGGACTGATACAACTACCTGTGATTTACAGATGA